The following proteins come from a genomic window of Microbacterium sp. SY138:
- the ftsY gene encoding signal recognition particle-docking protein FtsY: MAEKSWSLGRALRGMFVKPTIDETTWEDLETALLTADFGPDISERVVDELRAKVERYRTTDPKDLQRMLRETLEEHFAKFDTTLKLTERPAVVLVVGVNGVGKTTTIGKFTKFLRGYQRSVVVGAADTFRAAAVDQLATWAQRGGAAIVRPQQEGQDPASVAFQTVEYAKREGIEIAIIDTAGRLHTKGGLMDELSKVRRVIEKQAPISEVLLVLDATTGQNGVMQAEAFLEHAGVTGLVLTKLDGSAKGGFVLAVQERTGIPVKLLGQGEGIDDLTGFTPHVFVQSLVG; the protein is encoded by the coding sequence ATGGCGGAGAAGTCCTGGTCTCTTGGTCGCGCACTGCGCGGCATGTTCGTCAAGCCCACCATCGATGAGACGACCTGGGAGGACCTGGAGACCGCTCTCCTGACGGCCGACTTCGGCCCGGACATCAGCGAACGCGTCGTGGATGAGCTGCGTGCGAAGGTCGAGCGGTACCGCACCACCGACCCCAAGGATCTCCAGCGGATGCTGCGGGAGACGTTGGAGGAGCACTTCGCGAAGTTCGACACGACGCTGAAGCTCACCGAGCGTCCAGCTGTCGTCCTCGTCGTGGGCGTCAACGGCGTCGGGAAGACGACGACCATCGGCAAGTTCACGAAGTTCCTCCGTGGCTATCAGCGCAGTGTCGTGGTCGGCGCGGCCGACACCTTCCGCGCGGCCGCGGTCGACCAGCTCGCCACCTGGGCGCAGCGCGGTGGAGCCGCGATCGTGCGGCCTCAGCAGGAAGGTCAGGATCCGGCATCCGTCGCGTTCCAGACGGTCGAGTATGCCAAGCGCGAGGGCATCGAGATCGCCATCATCGACACGGCCGGGCGTCTGCACACCAAGGGCGGCCTCATGGACGAGCTCTCGAAGGTCCGGCGCGTGATCGAGAAGCAGGCGCCGATCAGCGAGGTGCTGCTCGTGCTGGACGCCACCACGGGCCAGAACGGTGTCATGCAGGCCGAGGCCTTCCTCGAGCACGCTGGCGTCACCGGACTCGTCCTCACCAAGCTCGACGGGTCGGCCAAGGGCGGGTTCGTGCTGGCGGTGCAGGAGCGCACCGGTATCCCGGTGAAGCTGCTCGGACAGGGCGAGGGGATCGACGATCTGACCGGTTTCACCCCCCATGTGTTCGTCCAGTCGTTGGTCGGTTGA